A single region of the Pseudomonas sp. VD-NE ins genome encodes:
- a CDS encoding type VI secretion system tip protein VgrG — protein sequence MLDANATHITFSLEGSSTELQVLSFVGREAINQPFRFDLELISARPDLKLEELLHKPGVLTFGPTGEGKIHGLVYRIEQGDSGKTLTRYSLSLVPQLAYLRHNHDQQIFQQLTVPKIIAQVLEDRGILADAYSFQLGAEYPERDYCVQYDESDLHFIQRLCEEEGIHFHFQHSSSGHKLVFGDDQTVFRKLKPVSYQQDSGMAADKTVIKRFNLRLETRTTRVSRRDYDFEKPKILPEGAVKTEFAPDLEDYDYPGRFTTRERGKFLSTRALERHRSDYKLAEGKGDEPTLTSGHFLTLAEHPSAEWNDLWLLLEVFHEGKQPQVLGENVTSDVTDHKSDFHQGYRNSFLATPWDAHYRPALEHPKPKVLGSQTAVVTGPAGEEIHCDQYGRIKVQFHWDRDGQSNDKTTCWMRVASGWAGAAYGGIAIPRIGMEVLVTFLEGDPDQPLVTGCLYHKENVVPYDLPANKTRSTFKTLSSPGGKGYNEFRIEDKKGVEQIYIHAQRDWDENIEHDQKIRVGNERHDTVEANTLSEFKVEEHRITHLDRFSEMRADDHLTVGVTQHLKVGTAQFVEVGNEIHYHAGDKVVIEGGMELTAKAGGSFVKVDAGGVTISGAQVKTNSGGSPGSGTGIAIKLPIALTPADADSAGKTLSAAPINTPTAAASLTTPSSAEAPPSAAETRLIQQNMQAQTLVAAAKTGVPFCEICNR from the coding sequence ATGCTGGACGCAAACGCTACCCACATTACCTTTTCCCTTGAAGGCAGTTCCACCGAACTGCAGGTGTTGAGCTTTGTTGGTCGTGAAGCCATCAACCAGCCCTTCCGTTTCGACCTCGAACTGATCAGCGCCCGCCCCGACCTCAAACTCGAAGAGCTGCTGCACAAGCCCGGCGTGCTGACTTTCGGCCCGACCGGCGAAGGCAAGATCCACGGTCTGGTCTATCGCATCGAGCAAGGCGACTCTGGCAAGACCTTGACCCGTTACAGCCTCAGCCTGGTGCCACAACTGGCCTACCTGCGGCACAACCACGATCAGCAGATTTTCCAGCAACTGACCGTGCCGAAGATCATCGCTCAGGTGCTGGAGGATCGCGGCATCCTCGCCGACGCCTACAGCTTCCAGCTCGGCGCCGAATACCCGGAACGCGACTACTGCGTGCAGTACGACGAATCCGACTTGCATTTCATCCAGCGCCTGTGCGAGGAAGAAGGCATTCACTTCCACTTCCAGCACAGCAGCAGCGGCCACAAACTGGTGTTCGGCGACGACCAGACGGTGTTCCGCAAACTGAAACCGGTGAGCTACCAGCAAGACTCCGGCATGGCCGCCGACAAAACGGTGATCAAGCGCTTCAACCTGCGCCTGGAAACCCGCACCACCCGCGTCAGCCGCCGCGACTACGACTTCGAAAAACCGAAGATCCTCCCCGAAGGCGCGGTGAAAACCGAGTTCGCCCCGGACCTCGAGGACTACGACTACCCCGGCCGCTTCACCACCCGCGAGCGCGGCAAGTTCCTCTCCACCCGCGCCCTCGAACGCCATCGCAGCGACTACAAACTCGCCGAAGGCAAAGGTGACGAACCAACCCTCACCAGCGGCCATTTCCTCACGCTCGCCGAACACCCCAGCGCCGAATGGAATGACCTGTGGCTGCTGCTGGAAGTCTTCCACGAAGGCAAACAACCGCAAGTGCTCGGCGAGAACGTCACCAGCGACGTCACCGACCACAAAAGCGATTTCCACCAGGGCTACCGCAACAGCTTCCTCGCCACCCCATGGGACGCTCACTACCGCCCTGCCCTTGAACACCCGAAACCAAAAGTCCTCGGCAGCCAGACCGCCGTCGTCACCGGCCCCGCAGGCGAAGAAATCCACTGCGACCAATACGGCCGCATCAAAGTGCAATTCCACTGGGATCGCGACGGTCAGTCCAACGACAAAACCACCTGCTGGATGCGCGTCGCCAGCGGCTGGGCCGGCGCCGCGTACGGCGGCATCGCCATCCCACGCATCGGCATGGAAGTCCTCGTCACCTTCCTCGAAGGCGATCCCGACCAGCCCTTGGTCACCGGTTGCCTGTACCACAAGGAAAACGTCGTCCCCTACGACCTACCGGCCAACAAGACCCGCAGCACCTTCAAAACCCTGAGTTCACCGGGCGGCAAGGGCTACAACGAGTTCCGCATCGAAGACAAAAAAGGCGTCGAGCAGATCTACATCCACGCCCAACGCGACTGGGATGAGAACATTGAGCACGATCAGAAGATCCGCGTCGGCAACGAACGACATGACACCGTTGAAGCCAATACGCTGAGTGAGTTCAAGGTTGAGGAACACCGGATTACGCATCTGGATCGTTTCAGCGAGATGCGTGCGGATGATCACCTGACCGTGGGTGTGACGCAGCACCTGAAAGTTGGCACTGCGCAGTTTGTCGAGGTCGGGAACGAAATCCATTATCACGCTGGCGACAAGGTTGTGATCGAGGGAGGCATGGAACTCACGGCCAAGGCTGGCGGCAGTTTCGTCAAAGTCGATGCCGGTGGCGTGACCATCAGCGGTGCGCAGGTGAAAACCAACTCCGGCGGATCGCCGGGGTCCGGTACCGGCATTGCAATCAAGCTGCCGATAGCGTTGACACCTGCTGATGCCGATTCCGCCGGTAAAACCCTCAGCGCAGCGCCAATCAACACACCGACAGCCGCGGCTTCGCTCACAACACCGTCGTCTGCAGAGGCCCCACCGAGCGCCGCAGAAACCCGGCTCATCCAGCAAAACATGCAGGCGCAGACATTGGTGGCCGCCGCAAAAACCGGCGTGCCTTTCTGCGAGATCTGTAACCGATGA
- a CDS encoding helix-turn-helix domain-containing protein — MDSLIIAAGRALSAGDPLGALNYVALREDPPALALRGIAMAQLGDLPRAKTLLQRAVKAFGSNEPLARARCVVAEAEVALATRDLGWPVKALETARQLLLSHGDRLNAAHARYLQIRRLLLIGELDAAQALLVEVDPAPLPPALRAAHELMVAGIALRRVQAHKASAALVRAQLAAQQAGIATLLAEIEHARQILAAPAARLIMAGQSQPVNLEQVEALFASSSLVIDACRYSVRRAGMTVALATRPVLFSLVRLLAQAWPGDISREQLFAAAFRLPLSDESHRARLRVEIGRLRAALEPLAKITATACGFALVAAEVVLLTLPLENRHAPLLALLADGEAWSSSALALALGRSQRQVQRALEALAAEEKVQAFGVGRARRWMTPPLPGFATILLLPVSLGNG; from the coding sequence ATGGACTCGTTGATCATCGCCGCTGGCCGAGCGCTGAGCGCTGGCGATCCGCTGGGCGCGTTGAATTACGTCGCTCTGCGTGAAGACCCGCCCGCGCTGGCGTTGCGTGGCATTGCCATGGCTCAGCTCGGCGATCTGCCTCGCGCCAAGACGTTGTTGCAGCGCGCGGTGAAAGCCTTTGGCAGCAATGAACCGCTGGCGCGGGCGCGCTGTGTGGTGGCCGAGGCGGAAGTGGCGCTGGCGACGCGAGACTTGGGCTGGCCGGTGAAGGCGCTGGAGACCGCCCGGCAATTGCTGCTCAGCCACGGTGACCGGCTGAACGCAGCGCACGCGCGATACTTGCAGATTCGCCGTTTGCTGCTGATTGGTGAACTGGATGCGGCCCAAGCGCTGCTTGTAGAGGTGGATCCCGCACCATTGCCTCCAGCGCTGCGTGCGGCCCATGAACTGATGGTTGCCGGAATTGCCCTGCGCCGGGTACAGGCGCACAAGGCAAGCGCCGCGCTAGTGCGGGCGCAGCTTGCCGCACAACAGGCGGGCATCGCGACGCTGCTGGCTGAGATCGAACACGCCAGGCAAATACTCGCCGCACCCGCCGCGAGATTGATCATGGCGGGTCAGTCGCAACCCGTGAATCTGGAGCAGGTTGAGGCGTTGTTCGCGTCATCGAGCCTGGTTATCGATGCCTGTCGTTACAGCGTGCGCAGAGCCGGGATGACCGTGGCACTGGCAACCCGACCGGTGCTGTTCAGCCTTGTCCGCTTGCTCGCGCAAGCCTGGCCGGGCGATATCTCCCGGGAGCAACTGTTTGCGGCGGCGTTTCGATTGCCGCTCAGTGACGAATCCCACCGCGCGCGGTTGCGCGTCGAAATCGGTCGGCTGCGGGCAGCGCTGGAACCGTTGGCGAAAATTACTGCAACGGCATGCGGCTTCGCCCTGGTGGCAGCCGAGGTGGTGCTGCTCACGCTGCCGCTCGAAAACAGGCATGCGCCGTTGCTGGCCTTGCTGGCCGATGGTGAGGCCTGGTCGAGTTCCGCGTTGGCGCTGGCGTTGGGTCGCAGCCAGCGACAAGTGCAGCGGGCACTGGAAGCGTTGGCAGCGGAGGAAAAAGTGCAGGCCTTCGGGGTCGGCCGGGCGCGGCGCTGGATGACGCCGCCGCTGCCGGGTTTCGCGACGATCTTGTTACTCCCGGTGTCGCTGGGCAATGGCTAG
- a CDS encoding DUF6923 family protein: MKHANAEILREYGPFDDIKGIHGVTFDGQQVWFASDGQLNALDPVSGETVRTIKVGADGGTAFDGQHLYQIADRHIHKIDPATGRVLHTIPAPGNGGDSGMAWADGSLWVGQYRERKIHQIDPQTGKILRTLESNRFVTGVTWVDGGLWHGTWEGDESELRQIDAQNGEVIAALKMPEGSGVSGLEADGADRFYCGGGDSGRVRAVRRPK, from the coding sequence ATGAAACACGCAAACGCAGAAATCCTTCGCGAGTACGGTCCTTTTGACGACATCAAAGGCATTCACGGCGTGACATTCGATGGCCAGCAAGTCTGGTTCGCCAGCGACGGCCAGCTCAATGCACTCGATCCGGTCAGCGGCGAGACCGTACGGACGATCAAGGTTGGCGCTGATGGTGGCACCGCGTTCGACGGCCAACATCTGTATCAGATCGCCGATCGCCACATTCACAAGATCGATCCAGCCACCGGCCGCGTACTCCACACCATCCCGGCACCGGGCAATGGCGGTGACTCAGGCATGGCCTGGGCGGACGGCTCGTTATGGGTAGGGCAGTATCGCGAGCGCAAGATTCATCAGATTGATCCGCAGACCGGCAAGATCCTGCGCACGCTGGAGTCGAACCGTTTTGTCACCGGGGTGACCTGGGTGGATGGCGGGTTGTGGCATGGCACTTGGGAGGGGGATGAGAGTGAGCTGCGGCAGATCGATGCGCAGAACGGTGAAGTCATCGCGGCGTTGAAGATGCCTGAGGGCTCGGGTGTTTCGGGGCTGGAAGCCGACGGTGCCGATCGATTCTATTGCGGTGGTGGCGACAGTGGCCGGGTGAGGGCGGTGCGTCGGCCCAAATGA
- a CDS encoding amidohydrolase family protein — protein sequence MTQLQNILIKNPVAVMTGLRGPRARAGAVDIRVVNGRIAEMAADLQAQPGERVIDARNCVVYPGWINTHHHLFQNLLKAVPEGLNQDLQGWLASVPYPRLNRFTPKLARIAARLGMVELLLSGVTTCADHHYLYHAHGSTETGDLLFDMADEFGLRFVLCRGGALESASAHPGFSKTALQPESLEQMVGDIERLKSLYHQDTPDAMRRVVVAPTTPTFSLPPTLLRELAHTARGLGLRLHTHLSETQNYVSFCREKYNCLPVEFVAEHEWLGPDVWFAHAVHLQPGEIRMLAQTGTGISHCPVSNARLGSGVAPVPQMYEAGVPISLGVDGVASNESGSMVGEANTAWLIHRAEQGASATTAEDVIHWGTAGGAQVLGLGAVGTLEVGQATDLVIYSLDHPRFYGFHDSAVAPVVAGEPITVKYSLVSGRVVVDNGVIPGLDIERMRAEAWEGVQQLMNVDD from the coding sequence ATGACTCAACTTCAGAACATCCTGATCAAAAACCCGGTCGCGGTGATGACCGGCCTGCGTGGCCCTCGTGCGCGGGCCGGCGCCGTGGACATCCGCGTGGTCAACGGTCGCATTGCCGAAATGGCCGCCGACCTGCAAGCGCAACCCGGCGAACGGGTGATCGACGCACGCAATTGCGTGGTCTATCCGGGCTGGATCAACACTCACCACCATCTGTTCCAGAACCTGCTCAAAGCCGTGCCCGAAGGACTGAATCAGGATCTGCAAGGCTGGCTGGCGAGCGTGCCCTACCCGCGCCTCAACCGCTTTACTCCGAAACTGGCGCGGATCGCTGCGCGTTTGGGCATGGTCGAGTTGCTGCTGTCCGGCGTCACCACCTGCGCCGATCACCATTACCTCTACCACGCTCACGGCAGCACCGAGACCGGTGATTTGCTGTTCGACATGGCCGATGAATTCGGCCTGCGCTTTGTCCTGTGCCGTGGCGGCGCACTGGAGTCAGCGAGCGCGCATCCGGGCTTCTCGAAAACCGCGCTGCAACCGGAAAGCCTCGAGCAGATGGTCGGCGACATCGAGCGGCTGAAATCGCTGTATCACCAGGACACTCCGGACGCGATGCGCCGCGTGGTTGTCGCCCCGACCACGCCGACTTTTTCGCTGCCGCCGACGCTGCTGCGCGAACTGGCCCACACCGCCCGTGGCCTCGGTTTGCGCTTGCACACACACCTGTCGGAAACGCAGAACTACGTGAGTTTCTGCCGGGAAAAATACAACTGCCTGCCCGTGGAATTCGTCGCCGAGCACGAATGGCTCGGCCCCGACGTCTGGTTCGCCCACGCCGTACACCTGCAACCCGGCGAAATCCGCATGCTCGCGCAGACTGGAACGGGTATCTCCCATTGCCCGGTGAGCAACGCCCGACTGGGCAGCGGCGTCGCGCCGGTGCCGCAGATGTACGAGGCTGGCGTGCCGATTTCCCTGGGGGTGGATGGCGTAGCCTCGAACGAGTCCGGAAGCATGGTCGGCGAAGCCAATACCGCATGGCTGATTCACCGGGCGGAACAAGGCGCCTCGGCGACCACCGCTGAAGATGTCATTCACTGGGGCACAGCGGGCGGCGCGCAAGTGCTGGGCCTCGGCGCCGTTGGCACACTTGAAGTCGGTCAGGCGACGGATCTGGTGATCTACAGCCTCGACCATCCACGGTTCTATGGTTTCCACGACAGCGCCGTCGCGCCAGTGGTTGCCGGTGAGCCGATCACGGTGAAATACAGTCTGGTCAGCGGCCGCGTGGTCGTTGATAACGGCGTGATTCCGGGTCTGGATATCGAACGCATGCGCGCCGAGGCGTGGGAAGGCGTCCAACAACTGATGAACGTTGACGATTGA
- a CDS encoding nucleobase:cation symporter-2 family protein, producing MSSATSPTQSAATVHPVDRILPVRQMLTLGLQHMAVSYIGAIAVPLIVASALKMSHADTVVLISTTLFCSGIATLLQTVGFWKFGVRLPILQGVAFSSVGPVIAIGSNPEVGFAGVCGAVIGAGLFTMLMAPFVGRLRRFFPPVVTGCIVTVIGLQLFPIAYEWVGGGRNASNFGAPAFLGVAVVVLLTILLVNRYGSPLLRNMAVLIGMLIGAGLAYGLGMGNFHSVEEAPWLTVPYPFYFGLPTFSLIPIATMVVVMIVQMVESMGLFVAIGDIVEKPVEDKQVINGLRANGLASTIAGMFAAFPFIAFMENVGLVILTGVRSRWVVAVSGLLMCSIALVPKAGAIIASMPTAALGGAGIAMFGVVAAAGIQTLAKVDYERNRYNVLIVGFTIAAALVPVLAPTLFKQLPEWSQPFLHSSVVIACLVSVLLNAALNGVSVAQTTASKSASHIL from the coding sequence ATGTCGTCAGCCACATCTCCAACGCAATCCGCCGCCACCGTGCATCCCGTCGACCGCATCTTGCCGGTGCGACAGATGCTCACCCTCGGCCTGCAGCACATGGCCGTCTCGTACATCGGCGCCATCGCCGTGCCGTTGATTGTCGCCAGTGCCTTGAAAATGTCCCATGCCGACACGGTGGTGCTGATCAGCACCACGCTGTTCTGCTCGGGCATCGCCACCCTGTTGCAAACCGTTGGTTTCTGGAAATTCGGCGTGCGCCTGCCAATTCTGCAAGGCGTGGCGTTCAGTAGCGTCGGCCCGGTGATCGCCATCGGCAGCAACCCGGAGGTGGGCTTTGCCGGAGTCTGCGGGGCGGTGATCGGAGCCGGGTTGTTCACCATGCTGATGGCGCCGTTCGTGGGTCGATTGCGGCGATTTTTTCCGCCGGTGGTGACCGGTTGCATCGTCACGGTGATCGGTTTGCAGCTGTTCCCGATTGCCTATGAATGGGTCGGTGGCGGGCGCAACGCGAGCAACTTCGGCGCGCCGGCGTTTCTCGGTGTGGCGGTGGTGGTGTTACTCACGATTCTGTTGGTCAACCGTTATGGCAGCCCGCTGCTACGTAACATGGCGGTGTTGATCGGCATGCTGATCGGTGCCGGTCTGGCCTACGGTCTCGGCATGGGCAACTTTCACAGCGTCGAAGAGGCGCCGTGGCTGACCGTTCCCTATCCGTTCTATTTCGGTCTGCCGACCTTCAGCCTGATCCCTATCGCGACCATGGTGGTGGTGATGATCGTGCAGATGGTCGAGTCGATGGGGCTGTTCGTGGCCATCGGCGACATCGTCGAAAAACCGGTGGAAGACAAGCAGGTCATCAACGGTCTGCGCGCCAATGGTCTGGCCAGCACCATCGCCGGGATGTTCGCCGCATTTCCGTTTATCGCCTTCATGGAAAACGTCGGCCTGGTGATCCTGACCGGCGTGCGCAGCCGTTGGGTGGTCGCGGTCAGCGGTTTGCTGATGTGCTCGATTGCCCTCGTGCCGAAGGCCGGCGCGATCATCGCTTCGATGCCGACTGCCGCCCTCGGTGGTGCCGGCATTGCGATGTTCGGCGTGGTCGCGGCGGCGGGCATTCAGACCCTCGCCAAAGTCGATTACGAGCGCAATCGCTACAACGTACTGATCGTCGGTTTCACCATCGCCGCCGCGCTGGTACCGGTGCTCGCCCCCACCTTGTTCAAGCAACTTCCCGAGTGGTCGCAGCCGTTCCTGCACAGCAGCGTGGTCATCGCTTGCCTGGTGTCGGTACTGCTCAACGCCGCGCTGAATGGCGTCAGCGTGGCGCAAACCACCGCCAGCAAATCCGCCTCGCACATCCTTTAG
- a CDS encoding GTP-binding protein has product MNTPFNAPTRNTKIPVTILTGFLGAGKTTLLNYILKENHGRKIAVIENEFGEVGIDGDLVLSSETEEIYEMVNGCVCCTAEVREDLVRIVRELVARPVRLDHILIETSGLADPYPVAQSFFINDPIAEEVELDAIVTMVDAKHIAQHLEDLQLDGVDNQAVDQIVCADRIVINKVDLVSSNEVEILRGKIRGLNATADLVTSTHAQIDLTKILGIGAFECTQKLMEIGAEQHDHHDHDHHAEHSIEEQDHQHDPSVSSVGIAVDGAVNLMAFHRWISELRSSQADNLYRMKGVLAVANEDQRYVLQGVHSLVEFRASTTWGTEPRSSKIVFIGRDLDRAALNQGFAACLAG; this is encoded by the coding sequence ATGAACACCCCATTCAACGCCCCAACCCGCAACACCAAAATCCCCGTGACCATCCTCACCGGTTTCCTCGGCGCGGGTAAAACCACCCTGCTCAATTACATCCTCAAGGAAAACCACGGCCGCAAAATCGCCGTGATCGAAAACGAGTTCGGTGAAGTCGGCATCGACGGCGACCTCGTCCTCAGTTCCGAGACCGAAGAGATCTACGAGATGGTCAACGGTTGCGTGTGCTGCACCGCCGAGGTTCGCGAGGACCTGGTGCGCATCGTCCGCGAACTGGTGGCGCGGCCGGTGCGCCTCGATCACATCCTCATCGAGACCAGTGGCCTGGCCGATCCGTATCCAGTGGCGCAGAGCTTCTTCATCAATGACCCGATCGCCGAAGAAGTCGAACTCGACGCGATCGTAACCATGGTCGACGCCAAACACATCGCCCAGCATCTGGAGGATCTGCAACTCGATGGCGTCGACAATCAGGCGGTGGATCAGATCGTTTGCGCCGACCGGATCGTCATCAACAAGGTCGATCTGGTCAGCAGCAACGAGGTGGAAATTTTGCGCGGCAAGATCCGTGGCTTGAACGCCACGGCGGATCTGGTGACCTCGACCCATGCGCAAATAGACCTGACGAAAATTCTCGGCATCGGCGCGTTTGAATGCACGCAGAAGCTGATGGAAATCGGTGCTGAACAGCACGACCACCATGATCACGACCATCACGCTGAGCACTCTATTGAAGAGCAGGATCACCAACACGACCCAAGCGTGTCATCGGTAGGCATCGCCGTGGACGGCGCGGTCAACCTGATGGCGTTCCATCGCTGGATCAGCGAACTGCGTTCCTCCCAGGCCGACAACCTGTACCGCATGAAAGGCGTGCTCGCCGTCGCCAACGAAGACCAGCGCTACGTGCTGCAAGGCGTGCACAGCCTGGTGGAATTCCGCGCCTCGACCACGTGGGGCACGGAGCCGCGCTCGAGCAAGATCGTGTTCATCGGCCGCGACCTGGATCGCGCGGCGCTGAACCAAGGCTTCGCCGCCTGCCTGGCAGGCTGA
- a CDS encoding UbiX family flavin prenyltransferase: MNRQRMVVGISGASGFIYGVRLLQLLAELDIESHLIISRAALLTMAHETDYKLADVTALASHYHRADDVAAGIASGSFRCLGMVVAPCSMRTLAEIATGTSSGLIGRAADVTLKERRTLVLMARETPLTLAHLRNMTAVTEMGGIIAPPVPAFYARPENLAQMVDHSLGRVLDLFGLDAGVATRWREHPNPCGSEPARECGGTVAITAD, encoded by the coding sequence ATGAACCGGCAACGAATGGTGGTCGGCATCAGCGGTGCGTCCGGCTTCATCTATGGCGTACGACTCCTGCAATTGCTCGCCGAACTCGACATCGAAAGCCACCTGATCATCAGCCGTGCCGCGCTGCTGACCATGGCCCACGAGACCGACTACAAACTGGCCGACGTCACTGCGCTGGCCAGTCATTACCACCGCGCCGATGACGTCGCTGCCGGGATTGCCAGCGGTTCGTTTCGCTGCCTCGGCATGGTCGTCGCGCCGTGTTCTATGCGGACGTTGGCGGAGATTGCCACCGGCACGTCCTCGGGGCTGATTGGCCGTGCCGCCGACGTCACCCTCAAGGAACGCCGCACGCTGGTGTTGATGGCCCGCGAAACGCCGCTGACCCTCGCCCACCTGCGCAACATGACCGCCGTTACCGAGATGGGCGGGATTATCGCGCCACCGGTGCCAGCCTTCTACGCCCGCCCGGAGAATCTGGCGCAAATGGTCGACCACAGCCTTGGTCGCGTGCTCGATCTTTTTGGCCTCGATGCCGGCGTCGCCACCCGCTGGAGAGAACACCCAAATCCCTGTGGGAGCGAGCCTGCTCGCGAATGCGGTGGAACAGTCGCTATCACCGCGGACTGA
- a CDS encoding UbiD family decarboxylase — MTRSTLGDSQDFHVFIDAYRREYPDDVLTLTHPISADQDVTALVDTLAAQGRDPLLICENVGSLGMPVATNLFASRTRIARLFGVTPAQLHETFQTRANQPIAPRYVESGPILDEVFEGEALDLALLPMLKHFASDRGPYITNAIIVAEDPVTGIANMSYHRSMRHARQALATSLHSRGHLWRMLQTARERGEELRVAMVVGAHPLFMLAAAARLPYGSDERAVAGGLFGAPLELVKTPRYGIGVPAYAEFVLEGAIDPAAYAEEGPFGEFSGYSSDRSTNNVLRVDTLLKRKDAWLVDVMGGRYAEHLTLARLPREAEMSEKLKARFPSVTAVHYPNSGTHFHCYVALDQSRDGEARQIMLALLGWDPYLKTVIAVDSDIDISDDSQVLWALATHFQPHLDIFTIDGLPGSPLDPSSSVNGTTSRMGLDATRGSGFDGIKAQLDQEVLERARVLLKGLES, encoded by the coding sequence ATGACCCGTTCGACGCTCGGCGATTCTCAGGACTTTCACGTGTTTATCGACGCCTATCGCCGTGAGTACCCGGACGATGTGCTGACCCTCACCCACCCGATTTCCGCCGATCAGGACGTCACCGCCCTGGTCGACACCCTCGCCGCCCAGGGCCGCGATCCACTGCTGATCTGCGAAAACGTCGGCAGCCTCGGCATGCCGGTGGCGACCAATCTGTTTGCCTCCAGAACCCGCATCGCCCGGCTGTTCGGCGTAACGCCTGCGCAGTTACACGAAACCTTTCAAACCCGCGCCAACCAGCCCATCGCTCCGCGTTATGTAGAAAGCGGACCGATCCTCGATGAGGTCTTCGAAGGCGAAGCGCTGGATCTGGCGCTGCTGCCGATGCTCAAGCATTTCGCCAGCGATCGCGGGCCGTACATCACCAACGCGATCATCGTTGCCGAAGACCCGGTAACCGGCATTGCCAACATGAGCTATCACCGCTCGATGCGCCACGCCCGCCAAGCGCTCGCGACCAGTCTGCACTCACGTGGGCACTTGTGGCGGATGCTGCAGACAGCCCGCGAGCGCGGCGAAGAACTGCGCGTGGCGATGGTCGTCGGTGCGCATCCGTTATTCATGCTCGCCGCGGCTGCACGTTTGCCCTACGGCAGCGATGAGCGCGCTGTGGCTGGCGGCCTGTTCGGCGCGCCGCTGGAGCTGGTGAAAACCCCGCGCTACGGCATCGGTGTCCCGGCCTATGCCGAGTTCGTGCTGGAAGGCGCCATCGACCCGGCCGCTTATGCCGAAGAAGGTCCGTTCGGTGAATTCAGCGGTTATTCCTCGGATCGTTCGACCAACAACGTGCTGCGGGTCGACACCCTGTTAAAACGCAAAGACGCCTGGCTGGTCGACGTTATGGGCGGCCGCTACGCTGAACACCTGACCCTCGCCCGTCTACCCCGCGAAGCCGAGATGAGCGAAAAACTCAAGGCACGTTTCCCCTCCGTCACCGCCGTGCATTACCCGAATTCCGGCACGCATTTTCACTGCTACGTGGCGCTGGATCAGAGTCGCGACGGCGAGGCGCGGCAGATCATGCTGGCCTTGCTCGGCTGGGATCCGTACCTGAAAACCGTGATCGCGGTGGACAGCGATATCGACATCAGCGATGACAGCCAAGTGTTGTGGGCGCTGGCCACGCACTTCCAGCCGCATCTAGATATTTTCACCATCGATGGCTTGCCGGGCAGTCCGCTCGATCCTTCGTCGTCGGTCAACGGCACGACTTCGCGGATGGGCCTGGATGCGACTCGCGGTTCCGGGTTTGACGGGATCAAGGCGCAGCTCGATCAAGAGGTACTCGAACGCGCGCGGGTTCTGCTCAAAGGACTTGAATCATGA
- a CDS encoding amidohydrolase family protein: MIIDTHLHPTNLVDEAWRHTGEPFTGERMLKLMDGPYMINGKPRRIDMGFIQPPPGNTGYRDGNRRGREGVRDYMSYVAELCVKYPDRFIGNFNFNPRWGPENGAAELEFHIKEYGFKMLKLHANMHGYRPDRALDWLRPAMKVCAKYNIVVLIHTGDGPYTIPTMFYPIIREFPMVNFIIGHFGIQTGGNYSFEAFWMAMDTPNVYCESGWCFQSRIVEFAKELPRNKIVFGTDSPPNEPGMWLRELEVLCSPAPQGLGIDEDHLEDYLGNNIARLCGIEPTPPPKDLVEADIRLTTTYL, translated from the coding sequence ATGATCATCGACACCCATCTGCACCCCACCAACCTGGTCGACGAGGCCTGGCGTCACACAGGCGAACCGTTCACCGGCGAGCGCATGCTCAAGTTGATGGACGGCCCGTACATGATCAACGGCAAACCGCGCCGTATCGACATGGGTTTCATCCAGCCGCCACCGGGCAACACCGGTTATCGCGACGGCAACCGCCGGGGCCGCGAGGGCGTGCGTGACTACATGTCCTACGTCGCCGAACTCTGCGTGAAATACCCGGATCGCTTTATCGGCAACTTCAACTTCAACCCGCGCTGGGGACCGGAAAACGGTGCGGCGGAGCTGGAATTCCACATCAAGGAATACGGTTTCAAGATGCTCAAGCTGCACGCCAACATGCACGGCTATCGCCCGGATCGCGCACTCGACTGGTTGCGCCCGGCGATGAAGGTCTGCGCCAAGTACAACATCGTCGTGCTGATCCACACCGGCGACGGCCCGTACACGATTCCGACGATGTTCTACCCGATCATCCGCGAATTCCCGATGGTCAATTTCATCATCGGCCACTTCGGCATCCAGACCGGCGGCAACTACTCATTCGAAGCGTTCTGGATGGCCATGGACACGCCGAACGTTTACTGCGAATCGGGCTGGTGCTTCCAGTCGCGGATCGTCGAATTCGCCAAGGAACTGCCGCGCAACAAGATTGTGTTCGGCACGGATTCGCCGCCGAACGAGCCGGGGATGTGGCTGCGCGAACTGGAGGTGTTGTGCTCACCGGCACCGCAAGGTCTGGGCATCGATGAGGATCATCTCGAAGACTACCTGGGCAACAACATCGCCCGGTTGTGCGGGATCGAACCGACGCCACCGCCCAAGGATCTGGTCGAGGCCGACATTCGTCTGACCACCACATACCTGTAG